A region of Microtus ochrogaster isolate Prairie Vole_2 linkage group LG1, MicOch1.0, whole genome shotgun sequence DNA encodes the following proteins:
- the Gk2 gene encoding glycerol kinase 2 gives MAASKQTAVGPLVGAVVQGTNSTRFLVFDSKTAELVSHHQVELNQEFPKEGWVEQDPKEILQSVYECIERTCEKLAGVNIDISNIKAVGVSNQRETTVVWDKFTGDPLYNAVAWLDLRTQATVEALSKKIPGHSNFVKSKTGLPLSTYFSAVKLRWMLDNLRPIQKAVEEGRALFGTIDSWLIWNMTGGVNGGIHCTDVTNASRTMLFNIHSLGWDNELCDFFEIPMNILPNICSSSEIYGLMTSGALEGVPISGCLGDQSAALVGQLCFQEGQAKNTYGTGCFLLCNTGRKCVFSEHGLLTTVAYKLGKKKPAIYALEGSVAIAGAVIRWLRDNFEIIATSDEVEKLAREVGSSYGCYFVPAFSGLYAPYWEPSARGIICGLTQFTNKCHIAFAALEAVCFQTREIVDAMNRDCGIPLSHLQVDGGMTNNKILMQLQADILHVPVIKSFMPETTALGVAMAAGAADGIDVWSLEPDAMSTVLMERYEPQIQATESEIRYSTWKRAVMKSMGWVTPNAPENGDSAVFSCLPLGFFIVSSMTLLIGARYVATFED, from the coding sequence ATGGCAGCCTCGAAGCAAACAGCGGTGGGGCCTTTGGTGGGAGCGGTGGTCCAGGGCACCAACTCCACTCGTTTTCTAGTTTTCGATTCTAAAACAGCAGAACTAGTTAGCCATCATCAAGTGGAACTGAATCAAGAGTTTCCAAAAGAAGGATGGGTGGAGCAAGACCCCAAGGAAATCCTTCAGTCTGTCTATGAATGCATAGAGAGAACGTGCGAGAAACTTGCTGGGGTGAACATTGATATTTCCAACATTAAAGCTGTCGGCGTGAGCAATCAGCGGGAAACCACTGTGGTCTGGGACAAGTTCACGGGAGACCCGCTTTACAATGCTGTGGCGTGGCTTGATCTCAGAACCCAGGCTACTGTGGAGGCTCTCAGTAAGAAAATCCCAGGACACAGCAACTTCGTCAAGTCTAAGACAGGCCTTCCACTGAGCACTTACTTCAGCGCCGTGAAACTGCGGTGGATGCTGGATAATCTAAGACCCATTCaaaaggctgtggaggaaggcAGAGCCCTGTTCGGGACAATCGACTCCTGGCTCATCTGGAATATGACGGGAGGAGTCAATGGAGGCATTCATTGCACAGATGTCACAAATGCTAGTAGAACGATGCTTTTCAACATCCACTCTTTGGGATGGGATAACGAACTCTGCGACTTTTTTGAAATTCCAATGAACATTCTCCCAAATATATGCAGTTCTTCTGAGATCTACGGCCTGATGACATCAGGGGCCTTGGAAGGCGTGCCAATATCTGGATGTTTGGGGGACCAATCTGCGGCATTGGTAGGGCAATTGTGCTTCCAAGAAGGTCAAGCCAAAAACACATATGGAACAGGATGTTTCTTACTATGTAATACAGGCCgtaaatgtgtgttttctgaacATGGCCTTCTGACCACTGTAGCTTACAAACTAGGCAAAAAGAAGCCAGCAATTTATGCATTAGAAGGTTCTGTCGCAATAGCCGGTGCTGTTATTCGCTGGCTAAGAGACAATTTTGAAATTATAGCGACCTCAGACGAAGTTGAAAAACTTGCAAGAGAGGTGGGATCTTCTTATGGATGCTACTTCGTCCCAGCCTTTTCCGGGTTATATGCACCTTACTGGGAACCCAGTGCAAGAGGGATAATCTGTGGTCTCACTCAGTTTACCAATAAATGCCATATTGCCTTTGCTGCATTGGAAGCTGTTTGTTTCCAAACCCGAGAGATTGTGGATGCCATGAACCGTGACTGTGGGATTCCACTGAGTCACTTGCAGGTAGATGGAGGAATGACCAACAACAAAATCCTCATGCAACTCCAGGCAGACATTCTGCACGTTCCTGTAATCAAGTCTTTTATGCCCGAAACGACTGCCCTGGGAGTCGCTATGGCAGCTGGAGCTGCAGACGGGATAGATGTTTGGAGTCTTGAACCTGATGCTATGTCGACAGTCTTGATGGAACGGTATGAACCCCAAATCCAAGCCACAGAAAGTGAAATTCGTTATTCAACATGGAAGAGAGCGGTGATGAAGTCAATGGGTTGGGTTACCCCCAACGCTCCTGAGAATGGCGACAGTGCTGTCTTTTCCTGTCTGCCGTTGGGTTTTTTCATAGTGAGCAGCATGACATTATTAATTGGAGCAAGATATGTCGCAACTTTTGAAGACTAA